The nucleotide sequence CTAGCCGCGTTCGCATCGCCCATGAACTTAACGTATCCGCCCAGAGGCAATGCCGCGATCTGCCATTTGGTCCCGCGTTTGTCGACCCGACTGTAAATCACCGGTCCAAACCCCAGCGAGAAAACATCTGCATGGATCCCGCACCAGCGCCCAACAATGTAGTGCCCATATTCATGAATCGCCACGATCACCGACAATGCCACCACAAAGGCCACGATCACAAAGGCGAAATTGCCGAACATCGGCACAAACTGCATTACATCCAAAGCGTTATCCCAATTGGCCAAAGGTTTCAGCGGCGTAAACACGCGCCAGCCTGTCAGTTTCTATCACGTTATCTAGGGTGATTGGCGCGTTTTGCAGCCCACCTTGCGATGACATTTTGTCGAGTGTCATTGAAACCACCCGCGACATATCTAAAAATCTGATATCACCAGCGATAAACCCATCCAGGGCGCGTTCCTTGGCGGCGTTAAAAACCGCGCCCGACAAACCGCCCTCATCCATCACACGCTTGGCGATACCGAGCGCGGGATAGCGTGCGTCATCGGGTGCCTCAAATGTCAGGCTCCCGATCTTTGCAAGATCCAGCCGTTCGACAGGTAGCGCCTTGCGCTCAGGCCAATGCAGCGCATAGCCGATCGCATGGCGCATATCCGGTGGGCCGACATGGGCCATCAGCGCCCCATCGTTGAAACCAACCATCGCATGGATCAGGCTTTCCCGGTGCAACAGCACCTCGATCATATCTGATGGAACATTAAAGAATTCTTTTGTTTCAATAAGCTCCATTGCTTTATTGAACATAGATGCACTGTCAATCGTGATCCGCTGACCCATATCCCAGTTCGGATGGCTAGAGGCCTCGGCCAACGTCGCTGTCGCCAGTTTCTCAATCGGCCAGTCGCGGAACGCACCACCGCTGGCGGTGATGATCACGCGCTCAA is from Yoonia sp. GPGPB17 and encodes:
- the dxr gene encoding 1-deoxy-D-xylulose-5-phosphate reductoisomerase, coding for MRRISVFGATGSVGQSALDLVARDAGAYDVVALTGGRNVAQLAADARRLNADVAVTCYPECYNDLKDLLADTDVDVAAGPDAIAQVAARPVDWALSAIVGAAGLVPGLEALSHGTTLALANKESLVTAGPLLLGRAKAHGATVLPVDSEHSAVFQALVGEHMAAVERVIITASGGAFRDWPIEKLATATLAEASSHPNWDMGQRITIDSASMFNKAMELIETKEFFNVPSDMIEVLLHRESLIHAMVGFNDGALMAHVGPPDMRHAIGYALHWPERKALPVERLDLAKIGSLTFEAPDDARYPALGIAKRVMDEGGLSGAVFNAAKERALDGFIAGDIRFLDMSRVVSMTLDKMSSQGGLQNAPITLDNVIETDRLARVYAAETFGQLG